A genomic stretch from Juglans microcarpa x Juglans regia isolate MS1-56 chromosome 3S, Jm3101_v1.0, whole genome shotgun sequence includes:
- the LOC121258305 gene encoding syntaxin-112-like, translated as MNDLMTKSFLSYVELKKQAMKDLDAEPDIEMGKLNPTDEQNLSLFFEEVAGIKADMEEITNLLLNLQDLNEETKSTHSAKVVRGLRDRINSDMVTILRKAKNIKARLETLDRSNIANRKVSAAYKEGSPVDRTRMSVTNGLRIKLKEMMNDFQSLRERIVKDHKEGLKRRYYAVTGEEPSEEDIQKMILGGGQVKVFEGKADLAMENKERDEALKDIQRSLTELHQVFLDMAVLVETQGEKINDIEENVVRGGVDIRGGTKGLFEAEQLKKSRRKWLYWMVGLVLALFLVCILFIIIF; from the coding sequence ATGAATGACCTTATGACGAAGTCTTTCCTGAGTTACGTGGAACTCAAGAAACAGGCCATGAAAGACCTTGATGCAGAGCCGGACATCGAGATGGGAAAACTTAATCCCACTGATGAACAGAATCTCTCACTGTTTTTCGAAGAAGTGGCCGGAATCAAGGCTGATATGGAAGAAATCACCAATCTTCTTCTTAACCTTCAAGACCTGAATGAAGAGACCAAGTCCACTCACAGCGCAAAAGTTGTTCGAGGGCTAAGAGATAGGATAAACTCAGACATGGTCACCATTCTTCGGAAAGCGAAAAACATCAAAGCAAGACTAGAGACGCTCGATCGTTCTAACATAGCTAATCGCAAGGTCTCGGCAGCATACAAAGAAGGAAGCCCGGTTGATCGAACAAGGATGTCGGTGACGAATGGTTTGAGAATTAAACTGAAGGAAATGATGAATGATTTCCAATCATTGAGAGAGCGGATTGTGAAAGACCACAAAGAAGGTCTTAAAAGGAGGTACTATGCTGTGACTGGAGAGGAACCAAGCGAGGAAGATATTCAGAAGATGATTTTGGGAGGTGGGCAGGTGAAAGTCTTTGAAGGGAAGGCAGATTTGGCAATGGAGAATAAGGAACGGGACGAGGCTTTGAAGGATATACAGAGGAGCTTGACAGAGCTCCATCAAGTCTTTCTGGACATGGCAGTTTTGGTGGAAACACAAGGCGAGAAGATCAACGACATCGAAGAGAATGTGGTTCGCGGTGGCGTCGACATTAGGGGCGGAACCAAAGGGTTGTTTGAAGCTGAGCAGTTGAAGAAGAGTAGAAGGAAATGGCTTTATTGGATGGTTGGTTTGGTGCTGGCTCTGTTCTTGGTATGCATCCTTTtcatcataatattttga